Sequence from the Prunus persica cultivar Lovell chromosome G5, Prunus_persica_NCBIv2, whole genome shotgun sequence genome:
attagaacaTGTAGAGGTGACGCTTGCACACAATCTCCATGATGCTTGATGCTTAAATGATTAAATTTAAGTCCAATTACCACTTTAAAAGGATATCACTTTAGTTAATTTAGGGGAATTATGATATGCAAATACTAGGAAATAGGAACCTGAGTCATTTCAGTGTCTTAATTTGATCTATTTGTCTCTTTATTATTgtaaatttcttcttcttcttcttcttttttccttctttttttccttttatgaacTTTATGGAATCATATTAATGTGGTCACTTCCCTTGCTAATTCAAACTTACCCAACAATAACCCGATTGGCATTTTACAGGTGTTCTTTCAATTAGTGAAAATGAGAGGACAACAATCCATCAACTAATGAAGACCAAATAAGAATTTAACTTCATCAATGTGCCTCAAGTGTAAGACAACAATCCTAAGAGCATCTTCAATACAGCAGAGTTGCTATACTTTTGTCTTCAGCCATTTTATTTAGAATGAGGGCAAAACGCAACTTCAGTAGACTTGTTATATGGTTCTCTATTTTGGAGAACTCCTTATTTGAGTTTGGTGACTCTCTACattgagaaggagagagaaattgatgGTTCTCCATAGGCCCACAACCCTCTCTCACCTCttactttgaaatttttttaatgaacttttaattttagttactcaaatatttaaatttaaaaaaaataaaataaaaattagagaTTAGTCAAAATTGAGAATATTGCTagaagaaatattttttaaaatagtttgcTATAATAGCTTTTTAGTcattttagctaaaatttagtTAAAATATAGAGACTCTCCTAGCTAAAATGTCTAAATAAGTAAAACTCAAATTCAGGgttaaaagacaaaatattagGTAACTACCAAAATTACCATTCACAATAAATTTGTCCAAATAGGAACTGATCTTTTCGGTAATGAAACACTTCTAGTAGCTTTATATCCACGACAAAAGTTTAACTCTCgttctttcatttcattcttcGAATCATAACAATAAAATGTACATATATCTACGGTTGATAGTCGTTCTTCgaatcataataataaaatgtacATATATCTACGGCTGATAGTCGGCCACGTGCCAtttccaaaattgaaaaaaaagaagaaaaataaaggggTGAAGTCCATGGTATGGGGTGCGAGGTCACCCTCATCCTAACCCACCTCCTTTGTTCAGGCAGAGGATTAAAGATACCATCGTGTCCCGAAACACTCGCACTCGCCCACTCCGTCTCTCATCGCTCGTCACTTGTAATTCCTATATACAATACACGCCCTTCACTTCCTTCCTcctcacaacaacaaacacacccttccatttcttcttttcattattcttcttcttagaTCCAAAtctcaaactctctctctctctctctctctcttcgccaTGGGTTTTCCATCCAACGGCGCCGAGAAGCCGCTCAAGTTTCTGATCTACGGCAGGACGGGCTGGATAGGCGGCCTTCTCGGCAAGCTCTGCGAGGCCCAATCCATAGCCTACGAGTACGGCTCCGGCCGCCTCGAGAGCCGCGCCTCGCTCGAGGCCGACATCGCCGCCATCAAGCCGACCCACGTCTTCAACGCCGCCGGCGTCACCGGCCGCCCCAACGTCGACTGGTGCGAATCCCATAAGGTCGAGACCATCCGCACCAACGTGGTAGGCACCTTGACCCTTGCTGACGTTTGCAGGGAGCGCGGGCTGGTCCTCGTAAACTACGCGACGGGTTGCATTTTCGAGTACGATGCGGGTCATCAGCTCGGGTCGGGCGTCGGGTTTAAGGAGGAGGACACGCCCAACTTTATCGGATCTTTCTACTCCAAGACCAAGGCCATGGTGAGTTGATCTCATTTGACCTTACTTTTACATTGCCAATTTACGTTAACGTAGTTACCAAGTTGCCCTTgccctgtttttctttatttttattgatttgttAAGATCTCATTTGGGTATTTTAGATCTGGAGATTCTGTTGTTGGATCTGTAATGTCGTGCAATTTTGGGTTATAGATGTTTGTTTTGGCTAAAAGCTTAAATATTTGATGCCCAATTTATCTCAGCCTGATGATATTTCACAGATTGGGAACATTGGGTGggtggaaaaaaattatgaaatgtgCATGTGACACgccaaaatagtgaaatttGTAGTAAAAATAACACCATTGTATCTCTATTTATGACTTGTATTGTATTCACTGCGAGGTGGCGTTTTGATTTCATGTTGTCTTAGATCTTTGCAAGAATGCATGAAAGATGGCAATTACTAATTTTGGCTACTTGATGATACTTGAAAGGTGGAAGATCTGCTCAACAATTTCGAGAATGTGTGTACTTTGCGTGTTAGAATGCCGATTTCATCTGATTTATCCAACCCGCGTAACTTCATCACAAAGATCACTCGATATGAGAAAGTAGTAGACATTCCAAACTCCATGACGATCTTGGATGAACTCCTCCCCATTTCGATTGAGATGGCGAAGAGAAACCTCACCGGAATCTATAACTTCACAAACCCTGGAGTGGTCAGCCACAATGAGATCTTGGAGATGTATAAGGAATACATTGATCCCAGCTTCACATGGAAGAACTTTACTCTTGAGGAGCAGGCAAAGGTGATTGTTGCTCCCAGGAGCAACAATGAGCTGGATGCCACTAAATTGAAGCAAGAATTCCCTGAACTCTTATCCATCAAGGAATCTCTCATCAAGAATGTGTTCAAGCCAAATCAGAAGACTGCCAAAGCTTGAAAACTTTTTTAGGTTTGAATTTTTGGTTTCCATGTTTCTCTCAATTGAATTCAGTTCATGTGGGTTAATGTGATCTCTCCACTATACAATACAGCTCCTTCTCCCAGGTGGCATGCACGTCTGCCTTGTTTGTATTGGAATGTTGTATTTGAAATAACTTGATCAGTCAATAAACTAGTTGGAAGTGATGTACcaagttgaatttttttgtaagttATTGATGATGTATTTATGGCTTTTAAATTTAATGAGCAATATTTTAGTCTTTCGATTCCGTTGATCCGTGACCGATGTAATTTTTCAAcccgcttttttttttttttttttttatatacttgGAAGGCAGCAAAATATATTGACTGCAGagccttttttatattttaaaattgttatatGTCAAGTGTCCTTGGTTGTTGTTCGAATGTGATGAAAAAGAGGGGCAGAGGACATATGCAACCAGAGaatattattttgtgtttttattgcAGTCTTGTAGAGACGCTACAGGATGGCAATTCTGATACAAGTTAAAAGGAGAAATCAGTTAACGACAGTGCAGAGTTGGGAATTAGTTGCGTCCAAGGATCCCATTTCCGTGATACAAGGAGGAACCTTTGAAGCTTGGtcttttctcaagtatggaGTTGGAGGGATAAGCAGCACCAGGGAGGATTGTGTATATAACAAGTGGACTTCTCACCACATGGACCCCATCTGTCAAAAGGACTGCACCAGATAAGATTGGCTGCTGTGAAATCGGCGGACCACTTACCTTCACAGTGAACGATTTCTTCTCGCCAACGGCAGAGAAAGACAGGGTGGATGGTGTTACAGAAACCCTGGAGTAGGGAGTGTATGCATTAATATAATAGGTTGAGTTTGGTGAGCCAACATTGGTGACTGTTCTGGTAAAGACAGCGTGGATCTTTTGGCCATCTTCAACTGCGAGAGAGAACGATGGATAGTTAAGATCCCAAGCTCTTCCTGGCTTTGTTCTGCCACAGCTGCTGCTGTTGTCACCAATGATAAGCTTTAATGTGGTTGTATTGTAGCCCTGTTTGCAGAGGAAATGTACATAGTCTGCTTCTGATGCATCAAAGACGAGCCCAGGTTTAACTGCTTTCAGAGGGTTGATATGACCAGAACCATAAGCAAATTCGAGTTCATCGTGCTTCTTTGGGTCCAGGACATGAGCTATTCATGGGGGAAAAGTATTGGTAGTTTAATAGAGAGAAGCACATTGTTCATAAGTTAAAGAGAACATACTAGGGACTTGTATGTTTTTcccaaaatgaaaacatgTATTTAGTCTGTTCATACCTGTGGTCATGAGGGCAGATTTGATTGCAGCAGCAGACCATTTTGGATGGGCAGCCTTGACATAAGCAGCAGCCCCACTGGCATGAGGGCAGGACATGGAAGTCCCAGAGATGATGTTATATTCGACACTCCTGGTGTCTTCGAAGTCAACGGAAGGTGGTGCCACTGGAGACCAAGCAGCAAGTATATCAACACCAGGGGCAGTGAGATCAGGCTGTACatcatttcacaatttcagtaatatataatataatgagCTCAGAAGCATacttaaaaggaaaatgatgatgagaatcatgaaattcaaatttttgtcACCTTGAGAATATCTGGGGTTATGGGGTTGGGTCCTCTGGAAGAAAATGATATAATGTATGGTGCCATGACATCCTTGTCCGTCTCACCAACCAG
This genomic interval carries:
- the LOC18777949 gene encoding bifunctional dTDP-4-dehydrorhamnose 3,5-epimerase/dTDP-4-dehydrorhamnose reductase; amino-acid sequence: MGFPSNGAEKPLKFLIYGRTGWIGGLLGKLCEAQSIAYEYGSGRLESRASLEADIAAIKPTHVFNAAGVTGRPNVDWCESHKVETIRTNVVGTLTLADVCRERGLVLVNYATGCIFEYDAGHQLGSGVGFKEEDTPNFIGSFYSKTKAMVEDLLNNFENVCTLRVRMPISSDLSNPRNFITKITRYEKVVDIPNSMTILDELLPISIEMAKRNLTGIYNFTNPGVVSHNEILEMYKEYIDPSFTWKNFTLEEQAKVIVAPRSNNELDATKLKQEFPELLSIKESLIKNVFKPNQKTAKA